A section of the Triticum dicoccoides isolate Atlit2015 ecotype Zavitan chromosome 7A, WEW_v2.0, whole genome shotgun sequence genome encodes:
- the LOC119330901 gene encoding histone H2A-like, with protein MDASATGAGAKGKKGAAGRKAGGPRKKSVTRSVKAGLQFPVGRIGRYLKNGRYAKRVGTGAPVYLAAVLEYLAAELLELAGNAAKDNKKSRIVPRHLLLAVRNDQELGRLLAGVTIAHGGVLPNINPVLLPKKTAEKEPKSPKKTAKSPKKADKKA; from the coding sequence ATGGACGCCTCAGCCACCGGAGCCGGAGCGAAGGGGAAGAAGGGCGCGGCCGGGCGCAAGGCCGGCGGGCCCAGGAAGAAGTCGGTGACGAGGTCCGTCAAGGCCGGGCTCCAGTTCCCCGTCGGCCGCATCGGGCGGTACCTCAAGAACGGCCGGTACGCGAAGCGCGTCGGCACGGGCGCCCCCGTCTACCTCGCGGCCGTCCTCGAGTACCTGGCCGCGGAGCTGCTGGAGCTCGCCGGGAACGCCGCCAAGGACAACAAGAAGTCCCGCATCGTGCCCAGGCACCTGCTGCTGGCCGTGAGGAACGACCAGGAGCTCGGCAGGCTGCTGGCCGGCGTCACCATCGCGCACGGCGGCGTGCTGCCCAACATCAACCCCGTGCTGCTCCCCAAGAAGACGGCGGAGAAGGAGCCCAAGTCGCCCAAGAAGACCGCCAAGTCCCCCaagaaggccgacaagaaggcGTAG
- the LOC119333766 gene encoding F-box protein At5g07610-like, whose protein sequence is MSVPAESSHPGEEGRASPHARYTKQSGTAIDRLADDLLIEILSRVPAKSLLRFRCVSSHWLALIDHPDHRKRLPQTPAGFFYGSNYESFLKPPFHFTSFPGRRRPPIDASCSFLPNHRHIHLLDCSNGLFLCRCYDASDEGDEFRYVVCNPATEKWVVLPSSGKAASEVAAARLCFDPALSPHFHVFELVAEQESAFPWDPDTAGVAVYSSETGGWVYKEERWNELIRPADPGSAFVFLNGYLHFQANARWFSHHHLAVVDTQGETWMSFGAPGGLVDGFIQRSQGRLHYANFQRGGDGVTRLVVYVLDNYQSREWILKHSAEASYIFGGIDAYLEGGFDWIAMDFDWIAMDPECNTIFFTAGWGTTFMCYNMDLQQVKVISNIEDGWPAYLTYVPLYAELQSLHAL, encoded by the coding sequence ATGTCCGTCCCCGCAGAGAGCTCTCACCCGGGGGAGGAAGGTCGCGCTTCTCCTCATGCCCGGTACACGAAGCAGAGCGGGACGGCGATCGACAGACTCGCCGACGATCTCCTCATCGAGATCCTCTCGCGCGTCCCCGCCAAGTCGCTCCTCCGCTTCAGGTGCGTCTCCAGCCACTGGCTGGCCCTCATCGACCACCCCGACCACCGCAAAAGGCTCCCCCAAACCCCGGCCGGCTTCTTCTACGGCAGCAACTACGAGTCGTTTCTGAAACCACCTTTCCACTTCACCAGTTTCCCGGGGAGACGCCGCCCTCCGATCGACGCGTCTTGCTCCTTCCTGCCCAACCACCGGCACATCCATCTATTGGACTGCTCCAACGGCCTCTTCCTTTGCCGCTGTTACGACGCCTCCGACGAGGGTGACGAGTTCCGTTACGTCGTGTGCAATCCCGCCACGGAGAAGTGGGTCGTGTTGCCGAGCTCCGGCAAGGCCGCCAGCGAGGTGGCCGCCGCACGTTTGTGCTTCGACCCAGCCCTGTCGCCGCATTTCCATGTGTTTGAGTTGGTCGCGGAGCAGGAGTCAGCGTTTCCCTGGGACCCTGACACCGCTGGGGTGGCAGTGTATTCTTCTGAAACCGGAGGATGGGTTTATAAGGAAGAGAGATGGAACGAACTAATTAGGCCCGCTGATCCTGGGTCAGCATTTGTTTTCCTTAATGGCTATCTGCATTTTCAGGCCAATGCTCGTTGGTTCTCCCATCATCATCTAGCTGTGGTTGACACACAGGGGGAAACATGGATGAGCTTCGGTGCCCCTGGCGGTTTGGTTGACGGTTTTATTCAGCGGTCGCAGGGCCGGTTGCATTATGCCAATTTTCAGAGAGGTGGAGATGGTGTCACTAGATTGGTAGTTTATGTTCTGGACAACTATCAAAGCAGAGAATGGATATTGAAGCACAGCGCCGAAGCTTCATACATATTTGGAGGGATAGATGCCTACCTTGAGGGTGGTTTTGATTGGATTGCGATGGATTTTGATTGGATTGCGATGGATCCGGAATGCAACACGATATTCTTCACTGCTGGGTGGGGTACCACATTCATGTGCTATAATATGGATCTTCAGCAAGTCAAAGTGATCTCCAATATTGAAGATGGCTGGCCGGCATATCTGACATACGTGCCGTTGTATGCAGAGTTACAGTCATTGCACGCTTTATAA